A region of the Leptospiraceae bacterium genome:
GCTACTGGGTATTATCCGCTTGTATTCTGTTGGACTATTTCAATCGGATCCTGCTTATAATAAGCTCTTAGATACTTTTAAAGAAACTTATGATTTAATCGTTGTCGATGAAGCGCATAAATTTAAAAATCGTGGAAGCAATCGTTGGAAATCACTCAAAGCATTGCACAAGAAAAAAAATCATAAATTAAATAAAATGCTTCTTCTGACTGCGACTCCGATGAGCAATTCTATTTATGAATTGTATAATTTAATTCAGTTATTTAATGATGAAACCTTTCAGCCGTTTACACTAAAAGGAATCATGGTTTCTAAGTTATTCGAAACTTATCAAAAAGCATTTCAAGAATCTAAAACAAATGATTCTGATGAGAAAAGAAAAGAGCTATTAGACGCTGCGAGTGAATTAAAACAGAAAGTAATTGATGAAGTGGTTCTCCTTCGAACTAGAAAATATATCAAAGAAAATTTCCAAGATGTAAAGATTAATGATAAGCCTTTAGTATTCCAAGACCCGGTTGTTTCGTCTCTGGATTATTCCGGTTATTCGTCTAAACAATTCCAAGATTTTATATCTCTTGTTTGTAAAGTATTGCCTGAGCTAGAATTTGAACATACAAAATTGTATGGAGCTATTTCTGTATTCTTTGGAGATACAACTGCTTCTGAAAATACTGGCTCAGGTATGGGAATTAAAATTGCTGATCTGTTCCGGTTACTACTGGGTAAACGCATTGAGAGTTCCGTCTTTGCATTCGAGACTACTCTTCGAAAAATTGCTTTTAAAGAAAGAACTGCTCTCTTCTACTTTACACATAATATTTCAATCGTTAAATCAAAACAGGATTTGCAAAAGTTTATTGAGAAACTATTAGAAGAAACAAAAATTAAAGCAGACTTTGAATTAAATGAAGAAGAAAATTATTTAGAAGAAGACCCTAAATGGTTTCAGTCAGTTTGGAATCTATGGACTCAATATACAAAAATAGAATTAGAAAAGCAAAAGAGTGATTTGCCGCTAACAGATGTAATCATTCTTGATTTTGGATCTAGATCAGTCGTATCAAATCTAAAAAATGATTTAAAAAATATAGAAGCAATAATCGAAAAGTTAAATGATTTAAAAGAAAAAGACGCAGATGGAAATAATCTTATCCTAGGTGACTTGCCTCATACAGGCAAGGATTCATTGCAAGAAAAAATGCCGATTTGGATTTACAAGTATGATCCTAAGATCATTGCTCTGCGGCAAATTCTGGGTAGCCCTTCTGGTCAGTCTGAAATATTAAAAGTTCCAAATCTAAGTGATAAGAAGACAATCATATTTACACAGTATAAGGATACAGCCTATTATCTGTATCGAAATTTAGAAGATTGGGTAAATAAGAATTCATTTGCCAAAGAAATTTACCAAGATATTAAACACAATAACCGTTCTCGAATTGGTCTAGTCACTGGGGAAACAGATTCGAGCAGTCGAAACAATCTAAAGAAAAGATTTGCTCCTCGTGCGAACAAAGGTGAGGATGAAATTAAAAGAGCCGGAGAATTAAATGTATTAGTCGCTACCGATGCTTTTAGTGAGGGTGTGAACTTGCAGGATGGTCATGCGTTGGTTAATTTTGATTTGCCTTGGAATCCAATGCTTATTGTGCAAAGAGTCGGTCGAGTCAATCGAATTGGAAGTGAAAACATTGTAGATGTAATTAACTTCAAACCAACGGATGAAATTCAATTAATCGTTACCGTGCTTGCTAAATTAAAAGAGAAGATCAAAGACATTACAAATATTTTAGGAAAAGAAAGTAAAATTCTAGATGCAGATGAAGAAATTTCTGTTGAAACATTTGGACAAAAGATTCAAAAAATGTCCGAAGTCTCGATTGATGATTTAGAAGAAATGGGAATGTCTGATGAATTAAAAAAAGGATTTTCTTTGAAAGATAAATTGCAGGCTGATGAATTTAAACTTTTAAATGAAATCCAGACTAATCTGCGTTATACTCCGCGTGACTTTGCTAAGTATGAAAAGGAAATTTATTCCAATAAAATTTATTATTCCTTTGTTCCGGGTGCTGATAGAGTTTATTCTGTTTATGAATTCAAACGGGGAAAAGAAGGAGAAAGAAAAGTATTGGAGAAAAAAATACTTTCGTCTTCTCTAGAAAATCCCACTCTAGTAACAGAAGAAAGCCCGCTTGCGCTATTGCATTTAGTGAAAGAGGATAATAAGGCTAAGCCTGTAAAGATTTTAGAAATAGCAGATTTACTCAAATCCTTCAAAGCAAAAGTAGATGAGAGAAAAGAAGAAATCGAAGATGCAACGGTCATCGTGCAAAGAGGATTTTTAAACAAGCTAACCGATTTCCTAGGAAGACATGCTCCTTTTAAACAAAATGATCCGAATTGGAAAGAAAAACTTCCCGTCGTATTTAATAAACTCAATATTCTAAGACCACAAGAGCATGTTCCCAAGATTCGAACTCTCTTAGAAACGGCAGGCGTTTTAAGTGAGAAAAGCGGCAAAGTAGGATTAACCGATCCAGATAAATCACTCGATATACTCTATGAGTATTTGAAATTTATTACGGATATTAATTTTGAACAAGAGATCAATCATTATGGATGGTTCTATGAAAGAAAAAATTAAAAGCATTATTGAAAATTTATCTAACAAATATCCAAAAGTAGAAAAGAAATATAAGGATACTACTTATTATGTGTTCAACTACTACAAGTATGAGCAAATCAATAAAAACTATTGCATTTATTTTTTTCCTGAACTAACAAAAGAGCAAGCGAAAGAAGTTTTTGTTCCTGATTTTTCTCCTAATCAAAATGATATTATCTCCGCTGGTGTTGGTTTTATAGATTCAAATGAACTTTGGATTTGTAACTTTAATCCGAATGAATTTAAAAAAGTAATCAAGAACACTGATAAGATTACAGGCAAATACTTTACACTATTAGAGAAAGCATTTGCGATTCCGTTTGATGCCAAAAACTTAGAGCCGTTATTCGATAGAAAAGATTTAATCGAGGAGTTTTACAAACTCTATCGAAACACAAAAGAATTCTTACTCGAAAAGAATAAAGTCAAAGGAGTTCCCGAAGAGAGAAAGGGAGAGTTTGCCGACCAATTTCTTTTGACCATCTTGACTCTTTGGTTTTTGCAGGAGAGAGGATTTTTTAATAGAGATACGAATTATCTTAAAAATAAATTTAAAGAAGTAAACGAAAAGAAAGGAAACTTCTTTGAGTTTTTACAAAAGCTATTCGAAAATCTAGCGGGTAATACTGATGAGCCGATTCATCATTCCACAGAATTTGGAGATTTAGTAATACTCGGACCTGCGCTCTTTTTATATGAAGAAAAAGACATTCCACTTGCTACGATTAGTATTGATAATAAATGTTTTTACCAAGAAGGGATGACGGAAAGGGCTATATCTATTGAGCCAAAGAGATTGTCTGATTCGCTTCCTATTTTAAATTTGTTTGAGAGTAGAGATTGGGCGGAAGGGAATATTGATGAGTTTGTGCTAGGTGCGGTGTATGAAAAATTAATCAACACAGACGAGAAAAAAGGAACTGGTTCTTTTTATACTCCCGAAGACATCACGACTGGAATGTCCGAAAAGGCAATTCTAGATTATATAAAGAAACAATTCAATAAGAAGTTTTTAAACAAGAGTGAAAATGGGTTATATGCGATTATCCGCGAGGCAATCCAAGAAGAGTTAGTATTTTTGTTTGAGTTAGTTTCCCATCTAAAAATCTGTGATCCTGCTGTGGGGAGTGCGCACTTTCTCGAATCTGCCATTGAGACAATGGTGCATGTTTACGAAGAAATCTGGAAAAGAGCGATTATCCTCAACTTAAAACAAACCTTCTATATCCAGACAGGAAACGAAACCGGAGAGATTGTAAAAATTGATATTACAGACTTACATCCAGACAAAGAATCAGAAAAAGAAAAATTCTATTTGTATATCAAATACTTTATCATTCTATCTCGCAATATCTATGGAGTAGATATTAGCCAACGCGCGTTAAAAGTAGCAAAGGCAAGACTCTTTCTCACAATGGCAAAGCACTTTAACTTAGAGAAAAATACATTTGTGCGATTCCCGAATGTGCATTTTAATTTGCGAGAAGGTAATTCACTTGTCGGATATATCACATTAGCCGAACCACCTGCCAACTCTAAAAAGAGAGATATAGTAAGTCACGACTTATTTTCGTTTGCCGCCAAAGATACAAACCAATTGCAAAAAATCCTAGAAGACCTCCCGAAAGAATTTAAAACAAAGATTCAAAAGCTGTCTCAGGCATTAGGGCAAAAAGGAAAAATTCTACAAGAATTGGAAGAGCTTGGAAGTATATTGGCAAACAAAAAACTAGACAGCGCAGATTTTAAAAGAGCCTTAGAGATTAAGTCTGATTTGTCGCAGATTCATATCGCGAGTCTATCGACTAACTTCGCTCTAAAACTACAAAGCATTCTAGAAAAAACAAACGAACTCTTCCGAGTAAAATTAGATTCCCGCTTTGCAGAAGAATTCCAATTAGGCAAAGACGGAGAAACCGCACTCAAACGAAATAAGACGTTTCACTGGCAAATGGAATTTCCTGAGGTGTTCTACCTCTCCCCACATCGCTCAGCCCCTCTCCTAAATCCCTCCCAAAGGGGAAGAGGAGAGGGACTTGGTTGGGCTTTGATATTATTCTAGGTAATCCGCCTTATATACAACTTCCAGAAGATTCAGGAACAGGCGGATTTGTTTGAACAATTAGAATATGAAACATTTACTAAGAAAGGAGATATTTACCGTTTATTCTATGAACGGCAAATAGAACTTATGTGTAAAGGTGGTTATGGATTCTTTATCACCTCCAATTCCTGGATGAAAAGTCAATATGGTGCTGCATTACGAAATTACTTGCTAGGGCATTCTAATCCACTACTTCTATTAAACTTTGAAGACACTCAAATCTTTGATGCGGCAATTGTAGATCCTAATATGCTACTACTAGAAAAAGAACCTTACGCAAAACAATTAGAAGCCGCAAGTATTACTAGTGAATACAAAGTAGGTTCAAATTTATTTAATTTTTTTGAAAGGAATAAAATGCATTTGGTATCCTTTCTAACGATGAATGGAGCGTAGGAACAAAAGAAGGATCTAAGGTAAGAAAAAAAGTAGAAAAAATAGGAATATTGATTAAAGAACTACTGAACGAAGTTCAAATGGGAATTCAAACTGGACTAAATGATGTATTTATTATTAATCAAAATATTTATGAAAAGCTAATTCAGAAAGAAAAAAAATCAGAAATATTAATAAAACCCATTATCGGTGGCAGAAATGTAAAGAAATATACGACTCAGTGGGAAAATGAATATGTAATAGCCATTGGTCTCGGTATGCACAAAGAAGTAATGAAAAATTATCCCTTCTTGTATAAATATTTATTAGATTTTAAGGAAATACTAGAAGCAAGAGCTCAAGTTACAGGTGGGCAACATGATTGGCTAGAATTAGATAACAAACCTACATGATTATTTTAAGAGAATGAAATCAACGAAAATAATTTGGGCTGAAATATCAGATAAGCCAAAATTTGCGTATGATGAACTGGAATTTATTTACAATAAGATAACTTGATTATGATAGGAAAAAATTTAAAATATTTAGTTAAGTCTTTAATTCTAAAGTGATTGAGTGGTATGCTAAGAATTTTGTGGCAACTACAACTGGAATGGGAACTTTACGATGGCTTAAAAATACTGTAGAAAAAATCCCCATTCCCCGCACACCTATCGACAATCCAGAATTACAAAAACCATTGATTGAATTGGTGGATAAGATACTAAAGAGTAAGGACGCTGGAAAGAGTAAAGACGCGATTAATCGCGTCTCTACGGAGGATGACAACGATACTTCTCACTACGAAGCCGAAATTGACGCACGTGTGTTTCATTTGTATGGACTCACAGAAGAAGAGATGCTGACTGTGCTGAATAGTTTTCCTAAGATGAGACAAGAAGAGAAAGACTTGATTGGGAAGTTTTATAGGGAAATAAAATAATGGGGTTTGGGGCTATTAGCCCCAAGTTGTAAATGCCCCCACATTTAAAAAGTAATTGTAAGATTCATCATAAAAGATCTACCGGGTTGAGGAAGGATAGAGGAATCATAGCCTGTTGATCTTGCATAGTAATAATTTCCAGCATTAGCATTGCCTACCCCCGGATGCACATAGTATTCATTGAACAAATTCATGATCTTGAATGTAAAAAAACCCAACTCTTTAAAGTTATAAGTAAAACCTGTATCAATAACAAAATATGGATCTAGGCGTTTTTGTTCTTGTTGAGCAGAGCGCCTTAAGAGAGTTTCCGCTTCTATGTCTGGCAATGGACCATTGTTGTTTAGGACGTTTCTAGAATAAAATTCTCGTGCACTTACATAATTGCCCCTAAAATTTAAGATAAAGGTTTCTTTTATGGGCAGGTTGATTCCAATATTTATTTTATGAGGAGCAACATCACCTAAGTTTGTAAATTTTCTTTCACGAGGAATATAAGAAGCAGGTCCGTCATAGTATGCACCAAGAGGATTATTCACTTTATTTCCTTGGTATAAATACTCATACTGACCAAGGGGAGTTGTCCCTTCTTTCCATTGTTTCATATTATGGTCATAATATGTATCCGATTGGGCGAGAGTGTAAGTGTAGTATGTATAAAAACTGATAGGCAAAGAATTTGTGATAAAATTGTTAAAGTTCCATTTGAACTTATATTCAAGACCGTAAATTCTTCTTCTTCCTCCATTGGGACCGGACTCTCTAATTACATCCTCATACCTTGAATAGAAAAAGGAAGCTTCATTTGAGATTTGTTTCCCTTGTCTCATTAAAACAAGTTCTGTTGTTTTCACTTTTTCAGGTCTTAGGTTTGCGTCGGATACTCTACCAGAAAAACCTCCATAAAGTAAAAGGGGAGGAGGCTCATTAAATGCTTCTCCGTATAGTAACTTAATGGCTGTTTGCTCTTGCAGTTTATAAATTGCCGTTATTCTTGGATTTAGAGCTTTACCATAGACAGAGTTTTCATCGTAACGAATACCCGGACTAAATCGAAACTTTCCAATGTCAATAATCGATAATAAAAATCCACCTCTGTCATAGGTTCCAATCATGTTCTCTTCCGGCATTCTGCCCCGACCGGAAGGACCTTTTAGCATAATAGGATCTGTGCTCAAATAAACAGAATAACCGCCATTTTGATGAAGTGGGTCTTTATCAACCCCTTTGTTTACATTTGGATTTAACGCATCCACAGAGCTAAAATAAGTAGAGCCCCACCAATACCCTGGAATATCATAAAACTTAGTTAATTTCTTAGCTTCGTATTTTAAACCTGCTAGAATCTTTAAGTTATCGTTCACTTTGTATTCGATGTTTTGGTTTACTAAGATACTAGAATTTACATTTCTCCAATTCGTTATACTTACATACGATGGTTTCGTTAAACTAGAACCATCTGCCTCCGCCCAAGTTCCGTAAGTGGATGTATCACGAGCTAGTGCTAAAGTATAAGAAGTTAACTTAGGAGTTATTTCTACTGTGTTTTCTGCATAGACGTTTACAAGCCTCTTACTCCAATAAGCATTTGTTTGCGCTTTGTCACCCGGATAGTGTCCACCGTAACTTTCATCTTTATTACTAAGATTAGAACCAATCTTTAATGTCTTATAGGTAGCACTTAAAATTGTTCCCCAATTATTGACAGAGTCCCGATAGGTTCCAAAAGGTTTTCCCAAATCTCCATAAAACAAAACCGGTCCCCAGATATTTGGATTTCTCAAGAAAAAGGGAGAACTAAATCCCTTCCCTTTCACATTATTATTTTCATCTTCCCCCTGGGTAGTTCTGGCAGAAACTGCAATTCCTAATTCACCAATTTGAGAAGTCGCATGTCCGTCCATAGTCCAATTGGGTCCGGTTCCATACATTAAACTTGCTCTTCCCGTTAATGCCTTTCCACCATTATCTTTTGCTGTTTTTGTGATAATATTAATGATTCCTTGAAACGCATTTGGACCATACACAGCAGAAGCAGGACCATAAATAATTTCAACACGTTTGATTCCAGAGATTGGGTAAGTTCTATCCACAGTTCCAACTTGAGTCCATAAATCATTCTGTATAATACCATCAATCATTAGAAGGGTTCTTGAGGTGTAGGGAGTTCGATAGCCTCTCTGATATAAATTAATTGGGTCAGATCCACCAAGACCAATGACATCAAAACCAGGTAAATCATTGAATATATCTTGTAGGCTTGTATAGCCTCGATTCTTAAAATCCTGCTCCGTTATGACCATTGTAGTCGCAGGAACGTCTATCAAGCTTTCTTTCGTTCTAGAAGCCGTCACAACTTCTGTTTGCTGTAATAGCTTAAAAACGTCATCAGAGGCTTTGGATTCGACAGCAACTACTGGCAGATTCAGTTCCTTACCTATTGGGAGAGATTTTACATATTCATCTACGTTCTCTGCATTTTCTTTTCTGGCAGTATTGAATTTTACTTTATTGGAAAACTTTTTAGAAAATCTGTCACTTACTACTTTGTCTTCTATCTTTATTTCTTCGGGAGGTAATTCTACTTCACTCAAATCTCCAAGCGAATCGGAAATGTTGATTGCGTCGATAATATTTCCTTTGTCTGGATTGTAGACATGACCATAGATGAGCAGATTTCCATTTGGCTTTCGTGTGTAGTAACCACTCAAATAGAACTTAGCATTATTATCCTTTGCAGTTTTCAGATTCTCAGCATTGCTGCCAGTCAAAGTCTTTACCTCAAAACCTTTTGCAGTTAGCTCTGATTTTAAATTTTCTAGGATTAAATCTCTATTAGCCACATCTTCTTTAGATTTATAAGGAAGAAAAGTTCCAATATAAATTGTGTTAGATGTGGAACCATCTGCAATAAGACTCTGAACCAATACAAATAAAAGAAATATGGCTATAAATCTAATGTTTTTAAAAATATTCATCTAACTTCCCTAGTATAGTTTTCAACAATGATTTGTTTTTTTATCTATAATGAGGAAAGACTGAAAGAAATGTAATAGATTTTGCAATTAAAAAAATAGTCTAAGGACTTTTTTTTTCATAAGTATTGCTTAACTCTTGTATGTTTAATGTATTCGAGAGAGATTTTAGATAAGTGGGAAAAGCCGATCGTAAACGAGCGGCTTTTTTATTTTTTTATTTAGAAGAGGTTAACCAGCAGTAATCGCTAGCTCTACACGTCTATTTGCTGGGTCATTTGGACTTGCACCAGGAGCAGGTTTGTCTGCACCTACACCTTTCGTTTCACCGATTTGATCATCAGTAATTCCTTGTGATTTTAAATAACCTTTAACAGAATCTGCTCTTTGTTGGCTAAGAGTTTTATTGAAAGCTGGATCTCCAGAAGCATCTGTGTGACCAGAAATATTAACTTTAGTGTCTGGATATGCTTTGATAGAATCAGCAACTTTATCAAGTGTAGCTTTTCCTGAATCAGGAACATCCGCTTTACCAGGATTAAATTTAACTGCTTGCTCACCCATTTTTAAGCTAAGTGCTTCAATATCGCCATCAGCACCTTTCACTTCTGCTACACCAATTTTTTTAGATTCAAGATCTTCTTTGATATCATCTTTCATTAGGTCGAAGTATAACCCAACACCAAGACCGA
Encoded here:
- a CDS encoding OmpA family protein encodes the protein MKKNSLVMILLVAFSVTSCETLSKVGKGTMIGGLTGCLTGLLAGAAYDEAIKKKASGGDIKDVVKSAFGKKKKASNKGKAVGLAAGCAIGLGVGLYFDLMKDDIKEDLESKKIGVAEVKGADGDIEALSLKMGEQAVKFNPGKADVPDSGKATLDKVADSIKAYPDTKVNISGHTDASGDPAFNKTLSQQRADSVKGYLKSQGITDDQIGETKGVGADKPAPGASPNDPANRRVELAITAG
- a CDS encoding DEAD/DEAH box helicase family protein, yielding MANKILDNSKGREVVSYVQGELPHSKEAKFAIGYFYLSGFQLVESHFPVGSDLKPFLKIVMGRETDSETSSELITGYEAREKIKQELLEELQSTELSDEKKDNIRSLANLIEKGIIEIKLFESARLHAKLYLFLNHNPSPNASKGQALVGSSNFTSSGLTQNKELNIKISDAEEIDYLNEWYDKLWDEASEFKKDLLKIVEVSGIKKPSAATPEYPQIGNLVSPEELFKYLVYKWFDGKVMNMLKKDILAEFQMVGVLNTIKIIDYYNGAIVADSVGLGKSFIAMAIIEEFIQKKHTDWIKKDNGGVPGVLLIVPPSVINQWEELIIGSLDNKDESEYKYLQAGQLIKIQKSDFFKNKHVSISGAYKENDISFQIFTEDGNELLGIIRLYSVGLFQSDPAYNKLLDTFKETYDLIVVDEAHKFKNRGSNRWKSLKALHKKKNHKLNKMLLLTATPMSNSIYELYNLIQLFNDETFQPFTLKGIMVSKLFETYQKAFQESKTNDSDEKRKELLDAASELKQKVIDEVVLLRTRKYIKENFQDVKINDKPLVFQDPVVSSLDYSGYSSKQFQDFISLVCKVLPELEFEHTKLYGAISVFFGDTTASENTGSGMGIKIADLFRLLLGKRIESSVFAFETTLRKIAFKERTALFYFTHNISIVKSKQDLQKFIEKLLEETKIKADFELNEEENYLEEDPKWFQSVWNLWTQYTKIELEKQKSDLPLTDVIILDFGSRSVVSNLKNDLKNIEAIIEKLNDLKEKDADGNNLILGDLPHTGKDSLQEKMPIWIYKYDPKIIALRQILGSPSGQSEILKVPNLSDKKTIIFTQYKDTAYYLYRNLEDWVNKNSFAKEIYQDIKHNNRSRIGLVTGETDSSSRNNLKKRFAPRANKGEDEIKRAGELNVLVATDAFSEGVNLQDGHALVNFDLPWNPMLIVQRVGRVNRIGSENIVDVINFKPTDEIQLIVTVLAKLKEKIKDITNILGKESKILDADEEISVETFGQKIQKMSEVSIDDLEEMGMSDELKKGFSLKDKLQADEFKLLNEIQTNLRYTPRDFAKYEKEIYSNKIYYSFVPGADRVYSVYEFKRGKEGERKVLEKKILSSSLENPTLVTEESPLALLHLVKEDNKAKPVKILEIADLLKSFKAKVDERKEEIEDATVIVQRGFLNKLTDFLGRHAPFKQNDPNWKEKLPVVFNKLNILRPQEHVPKIRTLLETAGVLSEKSGKVGLTDPDKSLDILYEYLKFITDINFEQEINHYGWFYERKN
- a CDS encoding Eco57I restriction-modification methylase domain-containing protein, which translates into the protein MFEQLEYETFTKKGDIYRLFYERQIELMCKGGYGFFITSNSWMKSQYGAALRNYLLGHSNPLLLLNFEDTQIFDAAIVDPNMLLLEKEPYAKQLEAASITSEYKVGSNLFNFFERNKMHLVSFLTMNGA
- a CDS encoding TonB-dependent receptor, translating into MNIFKNIRFIAIFLLFVLVQSLIADGSTSNTIYIGTFLPYKSKEDVANRDLILENLKSELTAKGFEVKTLTGSNAENLKTAKDNNAKFYLSGYYTRKPNGNLLIYGHVYNPDKGNIIDAINISDSLGDLSEVELPPEEIKIEDKVVSDRFSKKFSNKVKFNTARKENAENVDEYVKSLPIGKELNLPVVAVESKASDDVFKLLQQTEVVTASRTKESLIDVPATTMVITEQDFKNRGYTSLQDIFNDLPGFDVIGLGGSDPINLYQRGYRTPYTSRTLLMIDGIIQNDLWTQVGTVDRTYPISGIKRVEIIYGPASAVYGPNAFQGIINIITKTAKDNGGKALTGRASLMYGTGPNWTMDGHATSQIGELGIAVSARTTQGEDENNNVKGKGFSSPFFLRNPNIWGPVLFYGDLGKPFGTYRDSVNNWGTILSATYKTLKIGSNLSNKDESYGGHYPGDKAQTNAYWSKRLVNVYAENTVEITPKLTSYTLALARDTSTYGTWAEADGSSLTKPSYVSITNWRNVNSSILVNQNIEYKVNDNLKILAGLKYEAKKLTKFYDIPGYWWGSTYFSSVDALNPNVNKGVDKDPLHQNGGYSVYLSTDPIMLKGPSGRGRMPEENMIGTYDRGGFLLSIIDIGKFRFSPGIRYDENSVYGKALNPRITAIYKLQEQTAIKLLYGEAFNEPPPLLLYGGFSGRVSDANLRPEKVKTTELVLMRQGKQISNEASFFYSRYEDVIRESGPNGGRRRIYGLEYKFKWNFNNFITNSLPISFYTYYTYTLAQSDTYYDHNMKQWKEGTTPLGQYEYLYQGNKVNNPLGAYYDGPASYIPRERKFTNLGDVAPHKINIGINLPIKETFILNFRGNYVSAREFYSRNVLNNNGPLPDIEAETLLRRSAQQEQKRLDPYFVIDTGFTYNFKELGFFTFKIMNLFNEYYVHPGVGNANAGNYYYARSTGYDSSILPQPGRSFMMNLTITF